The Kluyvera intermedia genome includes the window AGAGTGGGACGCGCCTAATGACATCTACGGTGCGCTAGTACCGATTTATGGCACCATTGTGACCTCCGTTATCGCCTTGCTGATCGCCGTTCCGGTGAGTTTCGGCATCGCACTCTTCCTGACTGAACTGGCACCCAACTGGCTTAAACGCCCGCTCGGTATTGCGATAGAACTGCTGGCGGCTATCCCCAGTATTGTTTACGGCATGTGGGGCCTGTTTATCTTTGCGCCGCTGTTTGCGACCTACTTCCAGGAGCCGGTGGGCAATATTCTTTCTAACGTCCCGTTTGTCGGCGCACTGTTCTCCGGCCCGGCGTTTGGTATCGGTATTCTGGCGGCTGGGGTTATCCTCGCCATCATGATCATCCCGTACATTTCTGCCGTCATGCGTGACGTATTTGAACAAACGCCGGTCATGATGAAAGAGTCGGCTTATGGCATTGGCTGCACCACCTGGGAAGTGATCTGGCGTATCGTCCTGCCGTTCACCAAAAACGGTGTGATTGGCGGCGTGATGCTGGGTCTGGGTCGTGCGCTGGGTGAAACCATGGCGGTGACCTTTATCATCGGTAACACCTACCAGCTCGACAGCGTCTCGCTGTACATGCCGGGCAACAGTATTACCTCCGCGCTGGCGAATGAATTTGCGGAAGCAGAATCTGGCCTGCACGTTGCTGCGTTGATGGAACTGGGTCTGATCTTGTTTGCCATTACCTTTATCGTCCTGGCAGCATCGAAGTTCATGATTATGCGCCTCGCGAAAAATGAAGGGGCACGCTCATGACAACGCTGGAAATGCAAAATACCGCCGCACTGGCTGAATCCCGCCGCAAAATGCAGGCGCGTCGCCGCATGAAGAATCGCATCGCGCTGACGCTTTCGATGGCGACGATGATCTTCGGTTTGTTCTGGCTGGTGTGGATCTTAATGGCCACCATTACCCGTGGTATCGACGGGATGTCGCTGGCGCTGTTTACTGAGATGACACCACCGCCGAATACGGCGGGTGGCGGTCTGGCAAACGCCCTCGCGGGTAGCGGCCTGCTGATTCTGTGGTCAACCGTCATCGGGACGCCACTGGGCATCATGGCGGGCATTTATCTGGCCGAATACGGACGTAAATCCTGGCTGGCTGAAGTGATCCGCTTTATTAACGACATTCTGCTTTCTGCACCGTCTATCGTCGTGGGCCTGTTCGTCTACACCATCGTGGTGGCGCAGATGCAGCACTTCTCCGGTTGGGCTGGCGTGATTGCGCTGGCGCTGTTGCAGGTGCCTATCGTGATTCGTACCACCGAGAACATGCTGAAACTGGTGCCGGATAGCCTGCGTGAAGCGGCTTATGCGCTGGGTACACCGAAGTGGCGGATGATCTCTGCGATTACGCTAAAAGCATCTATCTCCGGGATTATGACCGGTATTCTGCTGGCTATTGCGCGTATTGCCGGTGAAACAGCACCGCTGCTGTTTACCGCGCTCTCCAACCAGTTCTGGAGCACCGACATGATGCAGCCTATCGCCAACTTGCCGGTCACCATCTTTAAATTTGCAATGAGCCCATTTGCAGAGTGGCAGCAACTGGCCTGGGCCGGGGTGCTGATTATCACGCTGTGCGTATTGCTGCTGAACATTCTGGCGCGCGTTGTTTTCGCGAAGAAGAAACACGGTTAATGAAATTGCCGGATGGCGGCGTAAACGCCTTATCCGGCCTACAAATTGACATATATGTAGGCCTGATAAGCTGCGCGCCATCAGGCAGATGAGGAAGAGATTGAAATGAGTATGGTTGATACTGCTCCGGGTAAGATTCAGGTTCGTGATTTGAACTTCTACTACGGCAAATTCCATGCCCTGAAGAACATCAACCTGGATATCGCGAAAAACCAGGTCACCGCGTTTATCGGCCCATCGGGCTGCGGTAAATCCACGCTGCTGCGTACCTTCAACAAAATGTTTGAACTGTACCCGGAACAGCGTGCGGAAGGCGAAATTCTGCTGGATGGCGACAATATTCTCACCAATACCCAGGATATCGCGCTGCTGCGTGCCAAAGTGGGGATGGTGTTCCAGAAGCCAACGCCGTTCCCGATGTCCATTTATGACAACATCGCTTTTGGCGTGCGTTTGTTTGAAAAACTGTCCCGCACCGATATGGACGAGCGCGTACAGTGGGCGTTGACCAAAGCCGCATTATGGAATGAAACCAAGGATAAACTACACCAGAGCGGATACTCTCTGTCTGGTGGTCAACAGCAGCGTCTGTGTATTGCTCGCGGTATCGCGATCCGTCCGGATGTCCTGCTGCTGGATGAGCCGTGTTCAGCGCTAGACCCAATCTCCACCGGGCGTATCGAAGAGCTGATTACCGAGCTGAAAGAGGATTACACCGTGGTTATCGTGACCCACAACATGCAGCAGGCTGCGCGTTGCTCCGACCACACGGCGTTCATGTACCTGGGCGAGTTGATTGAGTTCAGCAACACGGACGATCTGTTCACCAAGCCTGCGAAGAAACAAACAGAAGATTACATCACCGGCCGTTACGGTTGATTCAGGAGCGCGTTATGGACAGTCTGAACCTTAATAAACATATTTCCGGCCAGTTCAACGCAGAACTGGAAAGCATCCGTACCCAGGTGATGACCATGGGCGGCATGGTAGAGCAGCAGCTTTCTGATGCGATTACCGCGATGCACAACCAGGATAGCGAGCTGGCAAAACGCGTCATTGAAGGCGATAAACACGTCAACATGATGGAAGTGGCGATTGATGAAGCCTGCGTACGCATTATTGCTAAACGTCAGCCGACGGCGAGCGATCTGCGACTGGTGATGGCGATTATCAAAACTATCGCTGAGCTGGAACGTATTGGCGACGTCGCTGACAAAATCTGTAGCACGGCGCTGGAGAAATTCTCGCACCAGCATCAGCCGCTGCTGGTCAGCCTGGAATCACTGGGCCGCCACACCGTGCAGATGCTGCATGATGTGCTGGATGCGTTTGCGCGTATGGATCTGGACGAAGCGGTGCGTATTTACCGCGAAGACAAGAAAGTTGACCAGGAGTATGAGGGCATCGTGCGCCAGTTGATGACCTATATGATGGAAGACCCGCGTACCATCCCAAGCGTGTTGACCGCGCTGTTCTGCGCCCGTTCTATCGAGCGCATCGGTGACCGCTGCCAGAATATCTGTGAATACATCTTCTACTTCGTGAAGGGACAGGATTTCCGTCACGTGAATAGCGATGAGCTGGATAAATTGCTGGCGGGGAAAGAACCAAAGGAATAACGGTGCAGATTGCCGGATGGCGGCTTCGCCTTATCCGGCCTACGCCGACGGTAGCCCGGGCGAGCGAATTGCGACCCCGGGAACGGCTCGATGCTAACCTTCGCGAAATTCCCGGCGGCGCTGCGCTTGGCCGGGCTACCCGATTATCAATCGTTAACCGACGATATCCCACCCACGCGCTTTCCACAGCGCAGGCAGCTGCGATAAATCGGTAAACGTCGTCACCTTCGGATGATCAATCGGTTTGTTGTGCGGATCGGCGCAGAAATAAAACACTTCCATCCCCGCATCAATTCCCGACTGTGCACCCGCGCTAGAGTCGTCCACCAGAATGCAGTTCGCAACGTTAACGTCCATGGCTTTTGCCGCGTGATACATCAACGCCGGATCGGGCTTCCAGCGCTGGATATCATAGCCGCTGAATAATTTCTCCGGGAAATGATGCAACATGCCGAGTTTCCCCAGGGAGTGCTGCATTTTGCTGACAGGGCCGTTTGAGACGATGCACATCGGAATATTAACGGCCTCAACCAACGCATTGGCCCCGGCAATGACTTCCAGTTCCGTATCGAAAAGGCGTGCAACCTCGGCGCGATAAACCGGTTCTAAGTCTGCTTTTGCCAGGTTTGTCCCATGCTCAGCGTTAATGATGTCGATGATCTCGTAGAGCTTCACGCCCTTGAAACGTTTAAAGATCTCTTCCAGATCGAGCGTGATGCCAAATGTCTGGAACATATGGACGTAGGCTCGTGAACAGATCACCTCGCTGTCGACCAGCGTGCCATCACAGTCGAAAAATACCGCTTCAACTCTGGACATGTCATTTCCTTTTTAACAAGTTTAACGTTTACGTAATGCAGAATTCAGAGACGCAATCGTTGCCGTATAAGCAAAATCAATGAAAAAAAACATCTCACAACCGCGCCTATTGTCGCATTTTGGTATAGGATAGCGACGAATTTTCCTTCCTTGTCTGCGGAAATTGATAATGAGTCAACAACACACCACTCCGGCCTCAGGTCAGGGGATACTCGAGCGCGTGTTTAAATTGCGCGAACACGGCACAACGGCACGCACCGAAGTGATCGCCGGTTTTACCACCTTTCTGACGATGGTCTACATCGTTTTCGTCAACCCGCAAATTCTTGGCGTGGCTGGCATGGACACCAGTGCGGTGTTCGTGACCACCTGTCTGATTGCCGCGCTGGGCAGTATCTTGATGGGCGTATTCGCCAACCTGCCGGTAGCGCTGGCGCCAGCGATGGGTCTGAACGCCTTCTTCGCGTTCGTGGTGGTGCAGGCGATGGGTCTGCCGTGGCAGGTAGGCATGGGCGCTATTTTCTGGGGCGCTGTGGGTCTGCTGCTGTTGACGATTTTCCGCGTACGCTACTGGATGATTGCCAATATCCCAGTGAGCCTGCGTGTCGGTATCACCAGTGGTATCGGCCTGTTCATCGGCATGATGGGGCTGAAAAACGCCGGCGTTATCGTGGCAAATAAAGATACCCTGGTTTCTATCGGTAACCTGACATCCCACAGTGTTCTGTTGGGCGTGCTGGGCTTCTTTATCATCGCTATTCTGGCATCGCGTAATATTCACGCCGCGGTGCTGGTGTCTATTGTTGTGACGACCCTGTTGGGTTGGATGCTGGGTGATGTGCACTATAGCGGCATCGTTTCTGCACCACCGAGTATTACTACCGTGGTCGGTCACGTTGATCTGGCTGGGTCGTTTAATTTGGGTCTGGCGGGGGTTATTTTTTCCTTCATGCTGGTTAACCTGTTTGACTCCTCCGGGACGCTGATTGGCGTGACCGATAAAGCGGGCCTGGCAGATGAAAAAGGCAAGTTCCCACGCATGAAACAGGCGCTGTTTGTGGACAGCGTGTCTTCGGTTGCCGGTTCCTTTATTGGTACGTCTTCCGTCACCGCCTATATCGAGTCTTCTTCCGGTGTTTCCGTCGGTGGACGTACCGGTCTGACGGCGGTAGTTGTGGGCCTGCTGTTCTTGTTGGTGATTTTCCTCTCACCGCTGGCGGGAATGGTACCGGGCTACGCAGCTGCGGGCGCGCTGATTTACGTTGGGGTACTGATGACCTCAAGCCTGTCACGCGTGAAATGGGATGACCTGACTGAAGCGGTTCCGGCGTTTATTACCGCCGTGATGATGCCATTTAGCTTCTCGATCACCGAAGGTATCGCGCTGGGCTTCATCTCCTATTGCATCATGAAAATCGGTACCGGTCGTTTCCGCGACCTCAGCCCGTGCGTGATTATCGTCGCACTGCTGTTTGTCCTGAAGATTGTGTTTATTGACGCATAATGACAGGTAGCCCGGACGAGGCGTGAAACGCCGACTCCGGGGCGGTTCGGAGCCAATCCCGGCGGCGCTGCGCCTGGCCGGGCTACTTGATTAACCTTTTCTTATGCCTTAACCCGCTGAATATACTCGCCGAATGCGGTCAATTGACCGGTCAGATGATCCAACGTTCCTTGCTCAATCACTTCACCTAACTGCGGGTCGACCTTATTCTGGATAACGCCGCCCATAAACTCAGGCTTGTTCATCACCATGGCATCGAGGAAGACCAGAATCTGACGCAGATGATACTGGCAGCGAGCGCCGCCGATTGCGCCCATTGAGCTGGTCTGAATCAGCACCGGTTTGCCAGCAAGCGGTTGATCGGGCAGACGAGACAACCAGTCGATGGCGTTCTTCAGGCCACCCGGTACCGAGTAGTTGTACTCAGGGGTGACGATGACCACACCGTCAGCCTGACGAATTTGCTCAGCCAGCG containing:
- the adeP gene encoding adenine permease AdeP — encoded protein: MSQQHTTPASGQGILERVFKLREHGTTARTEVIAGFTTFLTMVYIVFVNPQILGVAGMDTSAVFVTTCLIAALGSILMGVFANLPVALAPAMGLNAFFAFVVVQAMGLPWQVGMGAIFWGAVGLLLLTIFRVRYWMIANIPVSLRVGITSGIGLFIGMMGLKNAGVIVANKDTLVSIGNLTSHSVLLGVLGFFIIAILASRNIHAAVLVSIVVTTLLGWMLGDVHYSGIVSAPPSITTVVGHVDLAGSFNLGLAGVIFSFMLVNLFDSSGTLIGVTDKAGLADEKGKFPRMKQALFVDSVSSVAGSFIGTSSVTAYIESSSGVSVGGRTGLTAVVVGLLFLLVIFLSPLAGMVPGYAAAGALIYVGVLMTSSLSRVKWDDLTEAVPAFITAVMMPFSFSITEGIALGFISYCIMKIGTGRFRDLSPCVIIVALLFVLKIVFIDA
- the yieH gene encoding 6-phosphogluconate phosphatase, producing the protein MSRVEAVFFDCDGTLVDSEVICSRAYVHMFQTFGITLDLEEIFKRFKGVKLYEIIDIINAEHGTNLAKADLEPVYRAEVARLFDTELEVIAGANALVEAVNIPMCIVSNGPVSKMQHSLGKLGMLHHFPEKLFSGYDIQRWKPDPALMYHAAKAMDVNVANCILVDDSSAGAQSGIDAGMEVFYFCADPHNKPIDHPKVTTFTDLSQLPALWKARGWDIVG
- the pstC gene encoding phosphate ABC transporter permease PstC, with the translated sequence MAATKPAFNPPGKKGDMIFSALVRLAALIVLLMLGGIIVSLIISSWPSMEKFGFAFLWTKEWDAPNDIYGALVPIYGTIVTSVIALLIAVPVSFGIALFLTELAPNWLKRPLGIAIELLAAIPSIVYGMWGLFIFAPLFATYFQEPVGNILSNVPFVGALFSGPAFGIGILAAGVILAIMIIPYISAVMRDVFEQTPVMMKESAYGIGCTTWEVIWRIVLPFTKNGVIGGVMLGLGRALGETMAVTFIIGNTYQLDSVSLYMPGNSITSALANEFAEAESGLHVAALMELGLILFAITFIVLAASKFMIMRLAKNEGARS
- a CDS encoding NADPH-dependent FMN reductase; this encodes MSETLKVVTLLGSLRKGSFNGMVARTLPKIAPTGMSISPLPSIGDIPLYDADVQQEEGFPQSVEALAEQIRQADGVVIVTPEYNYSVPGGLKNAIDWLSRLPDQPLAGKPVLIQTSSMGAIGGARCQYHLRQILVFLDAMVMNKPEFMGGVIQNKVDPQLGEVIEQGTLDHLTGQLTAFGEYIQRVKA
- the pstB gene encoding phosphate ABC transporter ATP-binding protein PstB codes for the protein MSMVDTAPGKIQVRDLNFYYGKFHALKNINLDIAKNQVTAFIGPSGCGKSTLLRTFNKMFELYPEQRAEGEILLDGDNILTNTQDIALLRAKVGMVFQKPTPFPMSIYDNIAFGVRLFEKLSRTDMDERVQWALTKAALWNETKDKLHQSGYSLSGGQQQRLCIARGIAIRPDVLLLDEPCSALDPISTGRIEELITELKEDYTVVIVTHNMQQAARCSDHTAFMYLGELIEFSNTDDLFTKPAKKQTEDYITGRYG
- the phoU gene encoding phosphate signaling complex protein PhoU, producing MDSLNLNKHISGQFNAELESIRTQVMTMGGMVEQQLSDAITAMHNQDSELAKRVIEGDKHVNMMEVAIDEACVRIIAKRQPTASDLRLVMAIIKTIAELERIGDVADKICSTALEKFSHQHQPLLVSLESLGRHTVQMLHDVLDAFARMDLDEAVRIYREDKKVDQEYEGIVRQLMTYMMEDPRTIPSVLTALFCARSIERIGDRCQNICEYIFYFVKGQDFRHVNSDELDKLLAGKEPKE
- the pstA gene encoding phosphate ABC transporter permease PstA, which encodes MTTLEMQNTAALAESRRKMQARRRMKNRIALTLSMATMIFGLFWLVWILMATITRGIDGMSLALFTEMTPPPNTAGGGLANALAGSGLLILWSTVIGTPLGIMAGIYLAEYGRKSWLAEVIRFINDILLSAPSIVVGLFVYTIVVAQMQHFSGWAGVIALALLQVPIVIRTTENMLKLVPDSLREAAYALGTPKWRMISAITLKASISGIMTGILLAIARIAGETAPLLFTALSNQFWSTDMMQPIANLPVTIFKFAMSPFAEWQQLAWAGVLIITLCVLLLNILARVVFAKKKHG